From one Caldithrix abyssi DSM 13497 genomic stretch:
- the cmk gene encoding (d)CMP kinase: MTQKIRIAIDGPAASGKSTTARLLAQKLGYLYIDTGAMYRAATLSVLRAGIDVHDEQAVVDHVRNIKISLKIVDGIQRTFLNDEDVSDQIRTPQINQIISVISSYPGVREVLIEQQRELAKEGGVVMDGRDIGTVVLPDAELKVFLVASIKERARRRQLDLERQGIKMDLKAIEQEIKQRDKLDSSRAQSPLKKADDARELDTTNLTIKEQVEIIYRWALEKIEKGAAK, from the coding sequence ATGACGCAAAAAATACGCATTGCCATAGATGGCCCCGCTGCTTCGGGGAAAAGTACCACGGCCCGGCTTTTAGCTCAAAAGCTGGGCTACTTATATATCGATACGGGCGCCATGTACCGCGCCGCCACCCTTTCGGTTTTAAGAGCGGGGATTGATGTGCACGATGAGCAAGCCGTGGTGGATCATGTGCGAAACATCAAAATTTCTTTAAAAATTGTGGACGGCATTCAGCGCACATTTTTAAACGACGAAGACGTTAGCGATCAAATACGTACGCCGCAGATCAATCAGATCATCAGTGTTATCTCATCCTATCCTGGCGTGCGCGAAGTGTTGATCGAACAACAACGCGAACTGGCAAAAGAGGGCGGGGTTGTGATGGACGGTCGGGATATTGGCACCGTGGTGCTGCCCGACGCCGAATTAAAAGTCTTTTTAGTGGCCAGCATTAAAGAGCGCGCCCGGCGTCGCCAGTTGGACCTGGAACGCCAGGGTATTAAAATGGACCTAAAAGCCATCGAACAAGAAATTAAGCAGCGGGATAAATTGGATTCCAGCCGCGCCCAATCGCCTTTAAAAAAAGCGGACGACGCCCGCGAACTGGATACCACCAATTTGACCATTAAAGAACAGGTGGAAATCATCTACCGCTGGGCGCTGGAAAAGATTGAAAAAGGGGCAGCGAAATAA